The following are encoded together in the Lathyrus oleraceus cultivar Zhongwan6 chromosome 3, CAAS_Psat_ZW6_1.0, whole genome shotgun sequence genome:
- the LOC127130743 gene encoding uncharacterized protein LOC127130743 encodes MQAETTCVTIAKLEKFEVGNSGWYYDGCVECTKSVAVKDGKLKCYANHISSEPVPRYKLEVLGVDGKFKSRFVFWDSDCFKLIGKSALQMKNELVEAGEDNPLEFPFGLDAMLKKELAIRAVFQPKFNRLSVISFKDDEDSHKKVKDTFKSHEVCINILLANVSSALRSQKKIILTVASSGIASLLLPGGRTAHSKFKVPMPTLDNSTCNIDKDTDHSQLLEATDVIIWDEAPMSHRHCFEALDKTLKDVMSKKGFQNAIFGGKVVVFGGDFRQILPVVPRASRSDIVHASISSSYVWEYCQVLKLTKNMRLRHGRDNTSFDELAKFSKWILQVGDGKISEPNDGLVDIEIPKELLISNFEDPIRAIVDYTYPNLLEKFQDVTFLQGKAILASTIEVVDRINHYILDLIPGEEKEYLSFDSIDRTDTTYNESYEVLTPEFLSKLRTSGIPNHKIKLKVGTPIMLMRNLDQVDGLCNGTRLIVTRLANHVIEAKIMSGKNIGNIFYIPRMSMSPSDSPWPFKLFRRQFPIIVSYAMTINKSQGQSLDSVGLYLPTPVFSHGQLYVAISRVKSKSGLKILIHDKDNSPCSTTTNVVYKEVFEALG; translated from the exons ATGCAAGCT GAAACAACATGTGTCACTATAGCGAAGTTGGAGAAGTTTGAAGTTGGTAATTCCGGTTGGTATTACGATGGTTGTGTCGAATGTACCAAGAGCGTCGCTGTAAAAGATGGCAAACTTAAGTGCTATGCAAATCACATAAGTTCTGAACCCGTGCCAAG GTACAAGCTTGAAGTGTTGGGAGTTGATGGTAAATTCAAGTCCCGCTTCGTCTTTTGGGATAGTGACTGTTTCAAGTTAATTGGAAAATCTGCTCTACAGATGAAAAATGAATTAGTGGAG GCCGGTGAAGACAATCCGTTAGAATTCCCTTTTGGTCTTGATGCTATGTTGAAGAAGGAGTTGGCAATTAGAGCTGTTTTTCAACCGAAATTTAATCGTCTTTCGGTTATTAGCTTTAAAGACGATGAAGATTCACATAAGAAAGTTAAGGACACCTTCAAGTCTCATGAGGTATGTATTAACATATTATTGGCAAATGTTTCAAGTGCCCTTCGTTCACAGAAAAAAATTATTCTTACTGTTGCTTCAAGTGGGATAGCATCATTATTATTGCCAGGTGGAAGAACCGCACATTCAAAGTTCAAAGTACCCATGCCAACACTTGACAACTCAACTTGCAATATCGACAAAGACACTGATCATTCACAACTACTTGAAGCCACCGATGTCATAATATGGGATGAAGCACCTATGTCTCATAGGCACTGCTTTGAGGCATTGGATAAAACCCTAAAAGATGTCATGAGCAAAAAGGGTTTCCAAAATGCAATTTTTGGTGGAAAGGTTGTTGTTTTCGGAGGAGATTTCCGACAGATTCTTCCAGTTGTTCCTAGAGCAAGTCGTTCTGATATTGTCCATGCATCTATTAGCTCATCCTATGTTTGGGAATATTGTCAGGTTCTAAAGCTCACAAAGAATATGAGACTTCGACATGGAAGGGATAATACAAGTTTTGATGAACTAGCAAAATTCTCAAAATGGATATTGCAAGTTGGTGATGGTAAGATTTCTGAACCAAATGATGGATTGGTTGATATAGAAATTCCAAAAGAATTATTAATTTCAAATTTTGAAGATCCAATAAGGGCTATCGTTGATTACACATATCCAAATTTGTTGGAAAAATTTCAAGATGTTACGTTCTTACAAGGAAAAGCCATTCTTGCCTCAACCATTGAAGTTGTGGATAGAATCAATCATTACATATTGGATCTGATACCAG GGGAAGAGAAAGAGTATTTGAGTTTCGATTCAATTGATAGAACAGACACAACTTATAATGAATCTTATGAAGTTTTAACTCCTGAATTTCTTAGTAAATTAAGAACATCAGGAATTCCAAATCATAAGATCAAATTGAAGGTCGGTACACCTATTATGCTAATGAGAAATTTGGACCAGGTTGATGGACTGTGCAATGGAACAAGATTAATTGTTACAAGGTTAGCAAACCATGTCATAGAGGCAAAAATCATGTCTGGAAAGAACATAGGTAACATTTTTTACATTCCAAGAATGTCTATGTCACCGTCTGATTCACCTTGGCCATTTAAGTTGTTTCGGAGACAATTTCCAATAATTGTCTCCTATGCAATGACAATTAATAAATCCCAAGGTCAATCACTTGATAGTGTTGGATTGTACTTGCCTACTCCAGTATTTAGTCATGGTCAGTTGTATGTTGCTATTTCACGAGTTAAGAGCAAAAGTGGGCTAAAAATCCTAATCCATGACAAGGACAATTCACCGTGTTCGACTACTACAAATGTTGTGTACAAGGAGGTCTTCGAAGCACTTGGTTAA